One genomic region from Amaranthus tricolor cultivar Red isolate AtriRed21 chromosome 12, ASM2621246v1, whole genome shotgun sequence encodes:
- the LOC130796968 gene encoding uncharacterized protein LOC130796968, giving the protein MSMLFQETQNPFVPSPSCTLSQPPPNQVSIDAMVNLGESNEVAHWDDGNESNELVDDPSEDDVDVDEDALATDMTLGNNPTIIAPTPYALVLPLDEHVEENSWRTWACDTTYTEEGEFEKGMMFDSMESLLEAIRVYHIRRNVDYRTETSNQTILTLKCKRGCS; this is encoded by the coding sequence ATGTCTATGTTATTTCAAGAAACGCAAAATCCCTTTGTTCCTTCTCCATCTTGTACTCTTTCTCAACCCCCTCCAAATCAAGTTTCAATTGAtgcaatggttaacttaggagaaagtaATGAGGTGGCACATTGGGATGATggtaatgagagtaatgagctagTTGATgatccttctgaggatgatgtggatgtGGATGAGGATGCTCTGGCCACTGACATGACCTTAGGCAACAATCCTACAATTattgctcctacaccttatgccctagTTCTACCTCTAGATGAACATGTGGAGGAAAACTCttggaggacttgggcttgtgataccacttaCACCGAAGAAGGGGAGTTTGAAAaaggtatgatgtttgatagtatGGAATCTTtgttggaagctattagagtatatcatattcgtagaaatGTAGATTATAGAACTGAGACTTCCAACCAAACtatccttaccttgaagtgtaagagggGTTGTTCTTGA